DNA sequence from the Halorussus limi genome:
GCGTCGGCGACGCGGCCCATGTCGAACGCGCCGAGCGCTTCGCGCAGGTCCTCCTCGTCGGGAATCACGTAGATGTCGAGGTCGACCTCCGTGTCGACGGCCTCGATGCGCGTGTCGAAGACGAAGGCGAACTCCTGCGATTCGCCGAGACCGACCACGAGCGGGTCCACGACCGCCGCGCCCATGTCGTGGGCGTAGGCCGGCGTCGAGTGGTCGATGGTCGTGTCCAGCAGGTTCGCCCACCCGTCGAGCATCCCGCTGGCCATCACGTTCGAGAGCTCCTGAATCGCGTCGCGCTCGAACTCGCCGAGGCCCGCCGCGGTCTCGGTCTCGGCGCTCCGACTGACCAGTTTCCGGGCCGACTCCTCGCTGAACAGGAACAGGAGGTAGCCGCTGGGCATCCCGGCGAAACTGAACGCGACGCCTATCATGCGCTCGGTCGAGACCTCGCTCGGAATCGCGTCGAGCGAGATGAAGTTGATGCGCCGGATGTCCACGTCCATCTCGATGTCGGTCATCTGGGTCAGGTTGCTCGCCACCTGCGTCGCGCCCCGTTGGGCGATGCGGTCGAACCCGACCAGTTTCTCGAACTCGATTGCCCGCTCCTCGGTCCGCGCTCGGAAGAGGCGCTGGACCGTCTCGGTGTCGGGCACGAGGTAGTGGCGGAACGTCAACTCCTCGCCGACGGCTTCGAGGTTGTTCCGGAACAGGACCGCGAGGTCGTCGTCCGCGCTCTTCCCCTCGTCGCCTCCCGACGCTCCCGTCTCGCCGCCGAGCGCCAGCGTCTCGTCGTCCAGAAACTCGTCGGGGTGGTCGGCCGCGACGTACGTCGGGGCCGACACGTCGATGTTGGTGTCCAGCACGTTCGCCCACCCGTCCACGAACCCGTTGTTCATGATTTGGGCGATTTCGGTCACGGTGCTGTCCTGTAGCGTCCCGTCCTCGACTGTCGGGATGTCCTCGACGACGGCCGACGCGATGGTCGCCGCGCTCTCCCGGTCGAACAGCAGGAGCGAGGTCCCGCCGAACCCGTCCGAGAGGCCCACCCGGATGCCGACCCACCCGGTGTCGGTCAGGTCGCGGGC
Encoded proteins:
- a CDS encoding chemotaxis protein CheC — protein: MKLDVDTLGTFYEMAREGAGLAANRLSSMTDIPARVNVTHLNFTRDASIARDLTDTGWVGIRVGLSDGFGGTSLLLFDRESAATIASAVVEDIPTVEDGTLQDSTVTEIAQIMNNGFVDGWANVLDTNIDVSAPTYVAADHPDEFLDDETLALGGETGASGGDEGKSADDDLAVLFRNNLEAVGEELTFRHYLVPDTETVQRLFRARTEERAIEFEKLVGFDRIAQRGATQVASNLTQMTDIEMDVDIRRINFISLDAIPSEVSTERMIGVAFSFAGMPSGYLLFLFSEESARKLVSRSAETETAAGLGEFERDAIQELSNVMASGMLDGWANLLDTTIDHSTPAYAHDMGAAVVDPLVVGLGESQEFAFVFDTRIEAVDTEVDLDIYVIPDEEDLREALGAFDMGRVADARPEADTDLSNEEMDLDYWESL